A genomic stretch from Natronomonas gomsonensis includes:
- the cobS gene encoding adenosylcobinamide-GDP ribazoletransferase, whose amino-acid sequence MALSDLPGAVRGGVAFCTRLPLSGSERDWLRFQEIPAAFPAVGYLVGLLLAVPFVVLDGPAAAVAAVYLFAVYLLTGVNHLDGVADLGDAAAIHDGDDRREALKDTTTGVGAVGAVAVVVAALALGAVAVAGLPVGAVFLLAVVLAAEVSAKLAMATVACLGTAAHEGLGSQFTRNADPALLLGPAVVSVPAALFGGVPTVLAVAAGPLVAYGLVRWAEAALGGVNGDVFGAANELARVVALLVGVIAWTQF is encoded by the coding sequence GTGGCTCTGAGCGACCTCCCCGGCGCCGTCCGCGGCGGCGTCGCCTTCTGCACCCGACTCCCGCTTTCGGGGTCCGAACGCGACTGGCTGCGGTTCCAGGAGATTCCCGCGGCCTTCCCCGCGGTCGGCTACCTCGTCGGCCTGTTGCTGGCGGTTCCCTTCGTCGTCCTCGATGGCCCGGCGGCCGCAGTCGCCGCCGTCTATCTGTTCGCCGTCTACCTCCTGACGGGCGTCAACCACCTCGACGGCGTCGCCGACCTCGGCGATGCCGCCGCGATACACGACGGCGACGACCGCCGCGAGGCCCTGAAGGACACGACGACCGGCGTCGGCGCCGTCGGGGCGGTCGCCGTCGTCGTCGCCGCCCTCGCACTCGGCGCCGTGGCCGTGGCGGGCCTGCCGGTCGGCGCCGTCTTCCTTCTCGCGGTGGTCCTCGCCGCGGAGGTGAGCGCGAAACTCGCGATGGCGACCGTCGCCTGTCTCGGCACCGCCGCCCACGAGGGCCTGGGGTCGCAGTTCACGCGCAACGCCGACCCCGCGCTGTTGCTCGGGCCGGCCGTCGTTTCGGTCCCCGCCGCGCTTTTCGGCGGCGTCCCGACCGTCCTCGCCGTCGCGGCCGGGCCGCTCGTCGCCTACGGCCTCGTCCGCTGGGCCGAGGCCGCGCTGGGCGGCGTCAACGGCGACGTCTTCGGTGCCGCCAACGAACTCGCCCGGGTCGTCGCGCTCCTCGTGGGGGTGATAGCGTGGACGCAGTTCTGA